The following coding sequences lie in one Peromyscus maniculatus bairdii isolate BWxNUB_F1_BW_parent chromosome 3, HU_Pman_BW_mat_3.1, whole genome shotgun sequence genomic window:
- the LOC121828027 gene encoding uncharacterized protein LOC121828027 isoform X1: MEQAGKAHCSAEETLTDDYKMMMTLSQGQFSEVKLAFHVPTVSCVVVKILRNKKKYAWFINSEVSIMKSLDHANIIKLFHVVHTRETTYLVMEHASEGDLLHHILELGSLEESEARRLFIQILHAVQYCHDNSIAHRDIKAGNILLDCRGNAKLADFGLSAKVSPEQKFSGFCGTLHYCAPELFGEETYDGLATDVWSLGVLLFLMVTGHFPFRARSVARVKQHILAANFKVPPHVSMDIFNVIVELLIINPGRRPTIGQIMRHPMVRSSEAPSPPTSTQALPGNPSPSILRAMTVMGYKSEEIVESLRDQKYNQVMATYLILQHQSPGGHCYPPQEKPGRAMQSGLDLNLADLHTFPVSLGRTTEPAPPTFTLPSKTKERDEENARQGGTRHSMPAALCCQPKRMHPPYLANLFYPVTDFFTSSSLESTEYFAQSEIGLFGGHLGRVQPPLFLDTSSLRPQPSETPGDTDNNMSSCSPQEELWSSQEASQYLNPTGSSSWDTLQEENMTQDEPVTHQLTMSQDEAMTHEAILAQIEVITHEWNMTQDDGITHDEILTQDVAISQKNTWNHDEAITHDEILTHDEGITQKTTLMKKETIIQETTITQNRTMTQDEEITHDETLTWKMTMNHEGTMIQVEALSQESIMIQEATIMVVEAIIQDATITPEVTMTQVETMTKEEAITLDKAMTLEVIITHGQPKEACPASSRTRRHHSWKGVKKTIMNCLRNLCCCCLPPAERGPASCKNLAPKGRDHGVTPRTRFLKRSSPSSMASEPRVGDRSG; this comes from the exons ATGGAGCAGGCCGGAAAGGCCCATTGCTCTGCTGAGGAGACCTTGACTGATGACTATAAGATGATGATGACCCTCAGCCAAGGACAGTTTTCAGAGGTCAAATTGGCCTTTCACGTGCCCACAGTATCCTGTGTGGTTGTCAAAATTCTTAGAAACAAGAAGAAGTATGCCTGGTTTATCAACAGTGAGGTCAGCATCATGAAATCCCTTGACCATGCCAACATCATTAAACTGTTTCATGTGGTCCACACCAGAGAGACCACCTACCTGGTGATGGAACATGCATCAGAGGGAGACCTGCTGCATCATATACTGGAACTGGGGTCCTTAGAGGAGAGCGAGGCTCGAAGGTTGTTTATCCAGATATTGCATGCAGTGCAGTACTGTCACGATAACTCGATTGCTCACAGAGACATTAAGGCAGGGAACATCCTCCTGGACTGCAGGGGTAATGCCAAGCTTGCCGATTTTGGCCTTTCGGCCAAGGTCAGCCCTGAGCAGAAGTTTAGTGGTTTCTGTGGCACTTTACACTACTGTGCCCCAGAACTGTTTGGAGAGGAGACCTATGATGGCCTTGCCACTGATGTGTGGAGTTTAGGAGTGCTCCTCTTCCTCATGGTCACCGGAcactttcccttcagagctaggTCTGTTGCGCGGGTGAAACAGCACATCCTTGCTGCAAACTTCAAGGTGCCTCCACATGTTTCCATGGACATTTTCAATGTCATCGTCGAACTGCTGATCATCAACCCTGGCAGGAGGCCCACCATAGGCCAAATCATGAGGCACCCCATGGTCAGGAGCAGTGAGGCTCCGTCACCACCTACTTCCACTCAGGCTCTCCCAGGCAACCCGAGCCCTAGCATTCTCAGGGCCATGACAGTCATGGGGTATAAATCTGAAGAAATCGTTGAGTCTCTGAGAGACCAGAAATACAACCAGGTGATGGCCACTTACCTAATTCTACAGCACCAGTCACCTGGGGGACACTGCTACCCTCCCCAGGAGAAACCCGGGAGAGCCATGCAGTCAGGCCTTGACCTCAACCTGGCAGATCTTCACACTTTCCCTGTGTCCTTAGGGAGAACTACCGAGCCTGCTCCCCCCACCTTCACCTTGCCATCTAAGACCaaggagagagatgaggagaatgccaggcagggtggcacaagGCACAGCATGCCTGCCGCCCTGTGCTGCCAGCCAAAGAGGATGCACCCTCCCTATCTAGCCAACCTGTTCTATCCTGTGACTGATTTCTTCACAAGCAGCAGCCTGGAAAGCACTGAGTATTTCGCACAGTCCGAGATCGGGTTATTCGGTGGTCACTTGGGCAGGGTCCAGCCACCTCTCTTTCTGGACACCTCATCTCTTAGGCCACAACCGAGTGAGACTCCAGGTGACACAGACAACAATATGTCCTCCTGCAGTCCACAAGAGGAACTCTGGAGCTCCCAGGAGGCATCTCAGTATTTAAACCCCACAGGCTCCTCTTCTTGGGATACATTGCAGGAAGAGAACATGACCCAGGATGAGCCCGTAACTCATCAACTGACCATGTCACAGGATGAGGCCATGACCCATGAAGCCATCTTGGCCCAGATTGAGGTCATCACCCACGAATGGAACATGACCCAGGATGATGGCATCACCCATGATGAAATCTTGACCCAAGATGTGGCCATTTCCCAGAAAAACACATGGAACCATGATGAGGCCATCACCCATGATGAAATCTTGACGCATGATGAGGGTATCACCCAGAAAACCACCTTGATGAAGAAGGAGACCATCATCCAAGAAACCACCATAACCCAGAATCGGACCATGACCCAGGATGAGGAGATCACTCATGATGAAACCTTGACCTGGAAAATGACCATGAACCATGAAGGGACCATGATTCAGGTTGAAGCCCTATCACAGGAATCAATCATGATCCAGGAAGCGACCATCATGGTCGTTGAGGCCATCATTCAGGATGCAACCATCACCCCAGAAGTCACCATGACCCAGGTTGAGACCATGACCAAGGAAGAGGCTATCACTCTGGACAAGGCCATGACCCTGGAAGTGATCATCACCCATGGCCAGCCCAAGGAGGCATGCCCAGCTTCTTCCCGAACCAGGAGGCATCACAGCTGGAAGGGGGTCAAGAAAACAATTATGAACTGCCTCAGAAACCTCTGTTgctgctgcctgcctcctgcagagagaggccctgcctcctgCAAGAACCTGGCTCCAAAGGGAAGGGATCATGGAGTCACCCCCAGAACGAGGT TCCTGAAGAGGTCAAGCCCCAGCTCCATGGCTTCTGAGCCACGGGTTGGGGACCGGTCTGGCTGA
- the LOC121828027 gene encoding uncharacterized protein LOC121828027 isoform X2 translates to MEQAGKAHCSAEETLTDDYKMMMTLSQGQFSEVKLAFHVPTVSCVVVKILRNKKKYAWFINSEVSIMKSLDHANIIKLFHVVHTRETTYLVMEHASEGDLLHHILELGSLEESEARRLFIQILHAVQYCHDNSIAHRDIKAGNILLDCRGNAKLADFGLSAKVSPEQKFSGFCGTLHYCAPELFGEETYDGLATDVWSLGVLLFLMVTGHFPFRARSVARVKQHILAANFKVPPHVSMDIFNVIVELLIINPGRRPTIGQIMRHPMVRSSEAPSPPTSTQALPGNPSPSILRAMTVMGYKSEEIVESLRDQKYNQVMATYLILQHQSPGGHCYPPQEKPGRAMQSGLDLNLADLHTFPVSLGRTTEPAPPTFTLPSKTKERDEENARQGGTRHSMPAALCCQPKRMHPPYLANLFYPVTDFFTSSSLESTEYFAQSEIGLFGGHLGRVQPPLFLDTSSLRPQPSETPGDTDNNMSSCSPQEELWSSQEASQYLNPTGSSSWDTLQEENMTQDEPVTHQLTMSQDEAMTHEAILAQIEVITHEWNMTQDDGITHDEILTQDVAISQKNTWNHDEAITHDEILTHDEGITQKTTLMKKETIIQETTITQNRTMTQDEEITHDETLTWKMTMNHEGTMIQVEALSQESIMIQEATIMVVEAIIQDATITPEVTMTQVETMTKEEAITLDKAMTLEVIITHGQPKEACPASSRTRRHHSWKGVKKTIMNCLRNLCCCCLPPAERGPASCKNLAPKGRDHGVTPRTSPEEVKPQLHGF, encoded by the exons ATGGAGCAGGCCGGAAAGGCCCATTGCTCTGCTGAGGAGACCTTGACTGATGACTATAAGATGATGATGACCCTCAGCCAAGGACAGTTTTCAGAGGTCAAATTGGCCTTTCACGTGCCCACAGTATCCTGTGTGGTTGTCAAAATTCTTAGAAACAAGAAGAAGTATGCCTGGTTTATCAACAGTGAGGTCAGCATCATGAAATCCCTTGACCATGCCAACATCATTAAACTGTTTCATGTGGTCCACACCAGAGAGACCACCTACCTGGTGATGGAACATGCATCAGAGGGAGACCTGCTGCATCATATACTGGAACTGGGGTCCTTAGAGGAGAGCGAGGCTCGAAGGTTGTTTATCCAGATATTGCATGCAGTGCAGTACTGTCACGATAACTCGATTGCTCACAGAGACATTAAGGCAGGGAACATCCTCCTGGACTGCAGGGGTAATGCCAAGCTTGCCGATTTTGGCCTTTCGGCCAAGGTCAGCCCTGAGCAGAAGTTTAGTGGTTTCTGTGGCACTTTACACTACTGTGCCCCAGAACTGTTTGGAGAGGAGACCTATGATGGCCTTGCCACTGATGTGTGGAGTTTAGGAGTGCTCCTCTTCCTCATGGTCACCGGAcactttcccttcagagctaggTCTGTTGCGCGGGTGAAACAGCACATCCTTGCTGCAAACTTCAAGGTGCCTCCACATGTTTCCATGGACATTTTCAATGTCATCGTCGAACTGCTGATCATCAACCCTGGCAGGAGGCCCACCATAGGCCAAATCATGAGGCACCCCATGGTCAGGAGCAGTGAGGCTCCGTCACCACCTACTTCCACTCAGGCTCTCCCAGGCAACCCGAGCCCTAGCATTCTCAGGGCCATGACAGTCATGGGGTATAAATCTGAAGAAATCGTTGAGTCTCTGAGAGACCAGAAATACAACCAGGTGATGGCCACTTACCTAATTCTACAGCACCAGTCACCTGGGGGACACTGCTACCCTCCCCAGGAGAAACCCGGGAGAGCCATGCAGTCAGGCCTTGACCTCAACCTGGCAGATCTTCACACTTTCCCTGTGTCCTTAGGGAGAACTACCGAGCCTGCTCCCCCCACCTTCACCTTGCCATCTAAGACCaaggagagagatgaggagaatgccaggcagggtggcacaagGCACAGCATGCCTGCCGCCCTGTGCTGCCAGCCAAAGAGGATGCACCCTCCCTATCTAGCCAACCTGTTCTATCCTGTGACTGATTTCTTCACAAGCAGCAGCCTGGAAAGCACTGAGTATTTCGCACAGTCCGAGATCGGGTTATTCGGTGGTCACTTGGGCAGGGTCCAGCCACCTCTCTTTCTGGACACCTCATCTCTTAGGCCACAACCGAGTGAGACTCCAGGTGACACAGACAACAATATGTCCTCCTGCAGTCCACAAGAGGAACTCTGGAGCTCCCAGGAGGCATCTCAGTATTTAAACCCCACAGGCTCCTCTTCTTGGGATACATTGCAGGAAGAGAACATGACCCAGGATGAGCCCGTAACTCATCAACTGACCATGTCACAGGATGAGGCCATGACCCATGAAGCCATCTTGGCCCAGATTGAGGTCATCACCCACGAATGGAACATGACCCAGGATGATGGCATCACCCATGATGAAATCTTGACCCAAGATGTGGCCATTTCCCAGAAAAACACATGGAACCATGATGAGGCCATCACCCATGATGAAATCTTGACGCATGATGAGGGTATCACCCAGAAAACCACCTTGATGAAGAAGGAGACCATCATCCAAGAAACCACCATAACCCAGAATCGGACCATGACCCAGGATGAGGAGATCACTCATGATGAAACCTTGACCTGGAAAATGACCATGAACCATGAAGGGACCATGATTCAGGTTGAAGCCCTATCACAGGAATCAATCATGATCCAGGAAGCGACCATCATGGTCGTTGAGGCCATCATTCAGGATGCAACCATCACCCCAGAAGTCACCATGACCCAGGTTGAGACCATGACCAAGGAAGAGGCTATCACTCTGGACAAGGCCATGACCCTGGAAGTGATCATCACCCATGGCCAGCCCAAGGAGGCATGCCCAGCTTCTTCCCGAACCAGGAGGCATCACAGCTGGAAGGGGGTCAAGAAAACAATTATGAACTGCCTCAGAAACCTCTGTTgctgctgcctgcctcctgcagagagaggccctgcctcctgCAAGAACCTGGCTCCAAAGGGAAGGGATCATGGAGTCACCCCCAGAACGAG TCCTGAAGAGGTCAAGCCCCAGCTCCATGGCTTCTGA